A window from Cryptomeria japonica chromosome 1, Sugi_1.0, whole genome shotgun sequence encodes these proteins:
- the LOC131857097 gene encoding TMV resistance protein N-like produces the protein MEFQREGFTVITKGYDAFINHRGPDVKESIASEIYNCLQLMGYRPFLDQPELEAGDPIPSAIQNAINTSIVQISIFSPRYAESSWCLDELLLMLKTKVRFIPVFCDVKPSDLRYLHKGVYARAFADHKEKGRFSNERLQQWEEALKSSSLFCGYNFSTSNG, from the coding sequence ATGGAATTTCAAAGGGAAGGTTTCACTGTAATTACAAAAGGGTATGATGCATTCATTAACCACCGGGGCCCTGACGTCAAAGAGTCTATTGCTTCAGAAATTTACAATTGTCTGCAGCTTATGGGATATCGCCCATTTCTTGATCAGCCCGAATTGGAAGCGGGAGATCCAATTCCTTCTGCCATACAAAATGCCATAAACACTTCCATTGTTCAAATCTCCATCTTCTCACCACGATATGCAGAGTCCTCTTGGTGTCTAGACGAGCTGCTTCTCATGTTGAAAACCAAGGTTCGTTTTATTCCTGTATTTTGTGATGTGAAACCTTCTGATCTTCGCTACCTTCACAAGGGAGTTTATGCGCGTGCTTTCGCTGACCATAAAGAAAAGGGGAGGTTCAGCAACGAGAGGCTTCAACAGTGGGAAGAAGCCCTCAAATCTTCGTCACTCTTCTGCGGCTACAATTTCAGCACGTCTAATGGCTAA
- the LOC131044443 gene encoding disease resistance protein Roq1 has protein sequence MEVAKYSVGLDELVEDFERQVALAEKQNIVGIFAMGGSGKTTLAKELFNRKRWSYHGSSFVYDVRETSARDELTCLQSQLLKDLFFEDRKFMSKSEGTSFLKQRIGRSSNQFLIVLDDVDDRQQLDALLFKDIVLKSGSLVIVTTRDESLLTGAGITSRYKLKEMKRDHAKELFCRHAFGLAKAPTRYEKLVNSFVDFCGGWPLAIQVSAANLFGTTDIGVWLSELQKFKSSLNLEIKTKLGISLGKLDREQKEIFMDIACFFIGKPVSMGVRIWKGSGWNAEHTIQTLKDKCLLQIRRRKPTCGSPCDDPLVFQMHDLLRDLGREMAREMDVHASPLRLWRPQDLKLLKNKGFKEILTETKDKKIRCFNSIFDPSIDCQITYFLGNSDDRDLALTDLLWIELQLNGHEWTSIPSWIALENLQSLRIIGGHLRRLWQKDGQVPSQLKELLLYRASSAEFPDEVGLLCNLEKLVQKGSLTSMLVVDGRALSKPLGKLCNLRSLVLVNCNLTGDLTLRRSRYPESKYTTAICSKLASEVLVSGESYPNLQYLVLNSVHNLGKLHLSLVNPLNSVKFKNCIRLKSVSGNLDQGMFEKLVISKCPQLKKLPRQLVSYLNSIGVDCSIPVKRNKDLRAREHLHLSNGKLKKYKTCVAKPSKSKTFESYPLLSYSSLPTITSELGVGYLPLVRYM, from the exons ATGGAAGTTGCAAAATATTCTGTAGGACTTGATGAACTGGTGGAGGATTTTGAAAGACAGGTAGCACTAGCAGAGAAACAAAATATCGTTGGAATCTTTGCGATGGGGGGTTCTGGGAAAACAACCCTAGCCAAAGAATTGTTTAACCGCAAAAGGTGGAGTTACCATGGATCAAGTTTTGTGTATGATGTGAGAGAAACATCTGCTAGAGATGAATTAACTTGTTTGCAAAGTCAGCTGCTGAAAGACCTCTTCTTTGAAGATCGCAAATTTATGAGTAAAAGTGAAGGGACATCCTTCCTTAAGCAGCGAATAGGCAGATCTAGTAATCAATTCCTTATTGTTCTGGATGATGTTGATGACCGGCAGCAGCTAGATGCTCTCTTGTTCAAAGATATTGTACTCAAATCTGGTAGTCTGGTCATTGTCACAACTCGTGACGAGAGTTTATTGACAGGAGCCGGAATTACTAGCCGGTATAAAttgaaagaaatgaaaagagaccATGCAAAAGAGCTCTTCTGCAGGCATGCCTTCGGCCTGGCAAAAGCGCCCACGAGATATGAGAAGTTAGTGAATAGCTTTGTAGACTTCTGTGGAGGTTGGCCTCTGGCTATACAAGTGTCTGCAGCCAATCTTTTTGGCACTACTGACATAGGTGTTTGGCTGTCCGAACTGCAGAAATTTAAGAGTAGTCTGAATCTGGAAATAAAGACTAAACTTGGAATAAGTTTGGGCAAGCTAGACCGAGAACAAAAAGAAATTTTTATGGACATCGCATGTTTTTTTATCGGCAAACCGGTGAGTATGGGCGTAAGGATATGGAAGGGATCAGGATGGAACGCGGAGCACACAATTCAGACTCTCAAGGATAAATGTCTTCTCCAAATAAGAAGACGGAAGCCTACGTGTGGATCTCCATGTGATGATCCCTTGGTTTTTCAGATGCACGATCTCCTCCGAGATCTAGGCAGAGAAATGGCAAGAGAAATGGATGTGCATGCCTCTCCCCTTCGACTATGGCGCCCTCAAGACCTTAAACTTTTG AAAAACAAGGGATTTAAGGAAATCCTCAccgaaacaaaagacaaaaagatTAGGTGTTTCAATTCAATTTTTGATCCGTCCATCGATTGCCAAATTACATATTTCTTGGGAAACTCGGATGATCGTGATCTGGCGTTAACTGATTTGCTATGGATTGAGCTTCAACTGAATGGGCATGAATGGACAAGCATCCCTTCATGGATTGCTCTCGAAAACTTACAGAGTTTAAGGATCATCGGAGGACATCTCCGGAGATTGTGGCAGAAAGATGGccag GTCCCTTCCCAGTTGAAAGAGTTGCTTCTTTATCGAGCCTCTTCCGCAGAGTTTCCAGATGAAGTAGGATTGCTATGCAATTTGGAAAAACTAGTCCAAAAAGGAAGCTTGACTAGTATGCTCGTCGTTGATGGCAGGGCCTTATCAAAACCGCTTGGAAAACTCTGTAACCTCCGAAGTTtggttttagtaaattgcaatttaaCTGGGGACCTGACTTTGAGGAGAAGTCGATATCCAGAGAGTAAGTATACCACAGCCATATGCTCTAAGCTTGCATCTGAGGTCTTAGTTAGTGGAGAGTCATATCCCAATCTTCAATATCTCGTCCTTAATTCAGTGCATAATTTGGGTAAATTGCATTTATCGCTAGTAAATCCCTTGAATAGTGTCAAGTTCAAAAATTGTATAAGATTGAAAAGTGTATCAGGTAACTTGGACCAAGGAATGTTTGAAAAACTAGTCATAAGTAAATGTCCACAGCTCAAAAAGTTACCAAGACAACTTGTGAGTTACCTGAACTCCATTGGAGTTGATTGTTCAATACCTGTCAAAAGAAATAAAGACTTGAGAGCAAGAGAACATCTGCATCTTTCAAATGGTAAACTCAAGAAATACAAGACTTGTGTTGCAAAGCCATCAAAGTCAAAGACGTTCGAGTCATACCCATTATTGTCATACTCATCATTACCAACAATTACATCAGAATTAGGTGTAGGGTATTTGCCTTTAGTCAGGTATATGTAA